A single window of Alosa alosa isolate M-15738 ecotype Scorff River chromosome 11, AALO_Geno_1.1, whole genome shotgun sequence DNA harbors:
- the roraa gene encoding nuclear receptor ROR-alpha A isoform X2 — protein sequence MMYFVISAMKAQIEIIPCKICGDKSSGIHYGVITCEGCKGFFRRSQQSNAAYSCPRQKNCLIDRTSRNRCQHCRLQKCLAVGMSRDAVKFGRMSKKQRDSLYAEVQKHRLQQQQREHQQQPGEAEPLTPTYGGLAANGLTELHDDLGGYMDGHTPDGAKPDSAVSSFYLDIQPSPDQSGLDINGIKPEPICDFTPGSGFFPYCSFTNGESSPTVSMAELEHLAQNISKSHMETCQYLREELQQMTWQTFLQEEMESYQNKPREVMWQLCAIKITEAIQYVVEFAKRIDGFMELCQNDQIVLLKAGSLEVVFVRMCRAFDSQNNTVYFDGKYAGPDVFKSLGCDDLISSVFEFGKNLCSMHLSEDEIALFSAFVLMSADRSWLQEKMKVEKLQQKIQLALQHVLQKNHREDGILTKLICKVSTLRALCSRHTEKLTAFKAIYPDIVRAHFPPLYKELFGSDFEQAMPVDG from the exons CTCAAATTGAAATTATTCCTTGCAAGATCTGTGGAGACAAATCATCAGGCATCCATTATGGGGTGATAACATGTGAGGGCTGCAAG GGTTTCTTCAGGAGGAGTCAGCAGAGCAATGCGGCGTACTCGTGTCCCCGTCAGAAGAACTGCCTGATTGACCGTACCAGCCGTAACCGCTGCCAGCACTGCAGGCTACAGAAATGCCTGGCAGTGGGCATGTCACGGGacg CGGTGAAGTTCGGCCGCATGTCCAAGAAGCAGCGTGACAGCCTGTATGCGGAGGTGCAGAAGCAccggctgcagcagcagcagcgcgagcaccagcagcagcccgGCGAGGCCGAGCCCCTCACGCCCACCTACGGCGGCCTGGCCGCCAACGGCCTCACCGAGCTCCACGACGACCTCGGCGGCTACATGGACGGACACACCCCGGATGGCGCCAAGCCCGACTCGGCTGTCAGCAGCTTCTACCTGGACATCCAGCCCTCGCCTGACCAGTCCGGCCTGGACATCAACGGCATCAAGCCCGAGCCCATCTGCGACTTCACGCCCGGCTCCGGCTTCTTCCCCTACTGCTCGTTCACCAACGGCGAGAGCTCGCCCACCGTCTCCATGGCAGAGCTAG AACACCTGGCCCAGAACATCTCTAAGTCCCACATGGAGACATGTCAGTACCTGAGAGAGGAGCTCCAGCAAATGACCTGGCAGACCTTCCttcaggaggagatggagagctaCCAGAACAAG CCTCGAGAAGTCATGTGGCAGCTGTGCGCCATCAAGATCACAGAGGCCATCCAGTACGTGGTGGAGTTCGCCAAGCGCATCGACGGCTTCATGGAGCTGTGTCAGAACGACCAGATCGTGCTGCTCAAAGCAG GTTCTCTGGAGGTAGTGTTTGTCCGAATGTGCCGTGCCTTTGACTCTCAGAACAACACAGTCTATTTCGATGGAAAGTATGCTGGTCCTGATGTGTTCAAGTCATTAG GCTGTGACGATTTGATCAGCTCTGTCTTTGAGTTTGGGAAAAACTTGTGTTCTATGCACCTGTCTGAGGACGAGATCGCCCTGTTCTCTGCGTTTGTGTTGATGTcagcag aCCGGTCCTGGCTTCAGGAGAAGATGAAGGTGGAGAAACTACAACAAAAGATCCAGTTGGCCCTGCAACATGTCCTGCAGAAGAACCACAGAGAGGATGGCATCCTGactaag TTGATATGCAAAGTGTCGACGCTGCGAGCGCTGTGCAGCAGGCATACAGAGAAGCTGACGGCTTTCAAAGCAATATACCCAGACATTGTGCGTGCCCACTTCCCCCCCTTATACAAGGAGCTGTTCGGATCGGACTTTGAGCAGGCCATGCCCGTGGACGGGTAG